In Bacteroidales bacterium, a genomic segment contains:
- a CDS encoding rubredoxin encodes MKKYKCTICGYIYDPLEGDPDGGVMPGTLFEEIPDDWICPVCGVTKADFEPAD; translated from the coding sequence ATGAAAAAATATAAATGCACAATCTGTGGCTACATTTACGATCCTCTCGAAGGTGATCCTGATGGCGGAGTGATGCCCGGAACCCTTTTTGAGGAAATACCTGACGACTGGATCTGTCCGGTTTGCGGTGTCACCAAAGCTGACTTTGAACCTGCAGATTAA